In the Wyeomyia smithii strain HCP4-BCI-WySm-NY-G18 chromosome 2, ASM2978416v1, whole genome shotgun sequence genome, one interval contains:
- the LOC129723961 gene encoding uncharacterized protein LOC129723961 gives MDFRLAMAVWVLAFLNPSHSSSSIQITDLQHNPGLLALDMGKSFVRIGKHRLYHVVDLKQCEPIFARLDVAIHGLKSFGNLSDLTAMLESKFSNTRKMFQNLMPRQRNKRGLLNFVGSAIKQITGNLDNDDLIEISKTLKALEIDDKILINENNEQARINTQLQDRLNKFIEQFEFDHNLIRKNLIAAKSNSGIDKTIKLLREILKINIQLDNLESHLKLIFESIQLAKLNTIPRDILSPDELSIILDHFTNHKIIIDSIDQVYQFLNLSAFYNHTKIVFIVEIPLLDELAYRTLLLEPLIVKNKTLKLPAHTAITNDQQFYFIIEECQRVGHNQICHPENLNNFTLDGCFPYLLKGIPANCSFKEVSLPSEIKSITDNHLIAKQINSQEIATTCGMRNRTLSGTFLIEYHNCTIIINGLEFTNKEWYKVEPLLVVPMDGLEIQTIDIEPQISFEKLHFINRHHLETLNSKTNVTAFTSISLSSISLIIATIAIFFLISRKFSNHWNHHNKKPSSGHRVEFTANEDVSIFKEGQVTDESSQISRLQELEREVHRLEEPLATLFHSK, from the coding sequence ATGGATTTTCGACTGGCCATGGCAGTGTGGGTTCTCGCTTTCCTTAATCCATCCCATTCCAGCTCCTCCATTCAAATAACCGACCTCCAACATAATCCCGGATTATTGGCACTAGATATGGGTAAGTCTTTCGTGAGGATTGGGAAACATCGCTTATATCACGTTGTTGACCTTAAGCAGTGCGAACCAATTTTCGCCAGACTAGACGTCGCCATACACGGACTGAAAAGCTTTGGAAACCTCTCAGACTTGACAGCAATGTTGGAATCAAAGTTTAGCAATACTCGCAAgatgtttcaaaatttaatgCCAAGGCAAAGAAACAAGAGAGGGTTGCTCAACTTTGTAGGATCAGCCATAAAGCAGATAACCGGAAATCTCGATAATGACGATCtaatagaaatatcaaaaactctCAAAGCTCTAGAAATCGATGACAAAATTTTAATTAACGAAAATAACGAGCAAGCTAGGATTAACACCCAACTTCAGGACAGGTTAAACAAGTTTATAGAACAGTTTGAATTTGATCACAACCTTATCAGGAAAAATCTTATAGCAGCTAAGTCAAATTCAGGAATCGACAAAACAATCAAACTACTGagagaaatattgaaaattaatatCCAGCTAGATAATTTAGAATCTCACCTGAAGCTTATTTTCGAATCAATCCAACTAGCTAAACTAAATACCATACCAAGAGACATCCTTTCCCCCGACGAGTTGAGCATAATATTAGATCATTTTACCAACCATAAAATTATCATAGATAGCATTGATCAGGTTTATCAATTCCTTAATCTCAGCGCATTTTATAATCacacaaaaattgttttcatagtAGAAATTCCCTTACTAGATGAACTTGCTTATAGAACGCTGCTATTAGAGCCATTAAtagtcaaaaataaaacacttaagctACCCGCTCACACAGCAATCACCAATGACCAACAATTCTACTTCATCATCGAGGAGTGCCAACGAGTCGGCCATAACCAAATCTGCCacccagaaaatttgaacaatttCACTTTAGATGGTTGCTTTCCATACTTGCTAAAAGGAATCCCTGCGAACTGCTCGTTCAAGGAAGTAAGTCTACCCTCAGAAATCAAGTCTATAACCGATAATCacttgattgcaaaacaaataaacagtCAAGAGATAGCAACCACTTGCGGGATGCGGAATCGAACCCTCTCGGGAACATTCCTAATCGAATACCACAATTGTACCATAATTATAAATGGGTTGGAATTTACCAACAAAGAATGGTACAAGGTAGAGCCATTATTGGTCGTTCCCATGGATGGTTTAGAAATCCAAACTATTGATATAGAGCCtcaaataagttttgaaaaacttcatttcattAACAGGCATCATTTGGAGACATTAAATTCTAAAACCAACGTAACCGCCTTTACTTCCATATCTTTGTCGAGCATAAGCCTGATAATCGCAACAATCGCTATATTTTTCTTAATAAGCAGGAAATTTAGCAACCACTGGAACCATCACAACAAGAAGCCCTCATCCGGTCACAGAGTTGAATTCACTGCAAACGAGGACGTTTCGATCTTCAAGGAGGGGCAAGTTACAGACGAATCCTCCCAGATCAGCAGATTGCAAGAACTGGAACGCGAAGTCCACCGACTCGAGGAACCACTCGCCACATTATTTCATTCGAAGTGA